A window of Paenibacillus phoenicis genomic DNA:
TGAGATCATTCAAGACAGCCCGGAGAAAGCCTATGAACGTTCCACTCGCCCCAGCGGGACGAAGGAATATTACTACAATAAGTTTGCGGGCAAAAATGTCCTGGTGGGTTCTCTCAGGGAGCCTTCCCAGCTGGAAATGGCGCTGAAGCTCCGTTTTTACCATATGCCGTTGAAAAATATCGTCGACCACAAGCTGCTGACTCAAATCGAATACATCGCGATGTGCCAATCTCGCAAGAAGTTCCAAGGTCCCGGGAATACGGGGATTCATTGGTTTGGTCGCGTTCTGGATTGGAAGGTGGTCCGGAGACGGGAAATTACGGAACGGCCGGCTCGGCCCGGGACGGAAGAGGAGCTGTATGTTAAGTTTACGATCGAACGGTGGGAGCGGCGGGACAAGCCCATTGCGCTAGGTGGACAAGGGATATATACCTGCCTGTACACAAGCAAGTACATGTTTGATCGAGCCAGTGAAATTGCGGAATTGAAGCTGGAGAATGAGGAAGACCTACGGAAATGGCGTGAAGCACGTCGACTTGGCAAGGTGAAAGTGCAACTGGATCACACCGATGTGGATTTAGCAGAGAAAGTGGTGGGGATTCGGATTGAGGAATCCTAGGAGCACTTCTGAAAAAAGTTAGTTTGATGCAATGAAACCCGCTCAACGAGCGGGTTTTTGCTTTCAAGGTTATATGATTGAATTTACATGAATTAATCGTTTGTAGAATCGATAAACTTTACATTCTTAAGGGCATATTCCAATGCCATGTTAATGATTTCGTTCCGAGAACGATTGCTCTTTCGGGCAAGTTCATCTAATTGTTCTTGAAGGATTTTTTCAATGCGAATGGACATCGTTACAGTCTTGTCTTCCCTTGGAGTTATGATGAACTCATCATTGCTCACACGAATCACCTCACATATCAGTATAGATAGAAAGTGAGGGATTATAACATAACACAAAAAGTGTTAATTTATGAATACAAATTGCAATGTAATAACATTACATATATAATTACAAATATAATGAACTGACTGAAAATGTGAAAAAGACTACCTTGTTGCACTCATACTCTATAGAAGCACACGGTTTTTTTGATCCCGGGGCGGTATATCATGTAGGAGGGCATCATTTATGGAAATTATATTAGAATCAATTCCAGGTGGAGCCTTATTCTTTGATGAATACATAAACGATTGGTTTAAAGTGAAATTTTATCTGGAAGACCAAAAAATCGTTAGTCCCATTTATGCTTATGGTCCAAATTCAGAAGGTAAGGAATTCAAAACTGAACTATATTTCAGCAGTTTGCTACCCTATGTAGATGATGTTAGGATTAAAAGAATTCTATTAGAGAATTTGATATCGGATGCAAGATTCGAATTGAATTTCTATGAACAGGAACTAAACACAGCTACTCCCGAAGAACTCGCGAAAATATGGGAACCACGCGATAAGAGTAAATGGTGGACATTGTTATATCTAACAAAAAGGGAAGTTCTACATTACAGTAAGTACGATGCACAAAGAAAACTTCATAAGTACGAGAAAATGCTAAATGAATTGTCAAATGACTTTTAGTTTTTACGCGTATTGAATGGTTCCTTGGTACTTTTTAACACATCATAAAACCCATTGACATATAGGACAGGGGGACGACTCCCCTCGCCTCCACCATGTAAATCCACTACCGCATAAGTTGGAGGATTTTTCTATTTCCGACGGCGGCAAATGGCCGATTTGCCCTGTATGTCTACAATCCCCTCGAACCTCCTTAGGCGAACGCACATATATGCATTACGGATTGAGCATGATTTAAAAAATCAAATCCACAACCTTAAGCGGTTGTGGATTTTCATTATACTCAGTTCATGACATTGAACAATATAGGAAGCAAGACCAATTGATTGATGACATGCGTGGCGATATGTCCGAGCATGGCGTAGGCTAATCCGTGTTTCCAATATAAATAGCCAAATCCGATGCCCGGCAAGAAGTTAAGCAATAACGTCCGGATTACGGTAACGGTGCTTAACCCCAACATTTGTGCAGTCGCAGGAAGATGCCCTGCGGCAAAGATCAATGCGGCCATGACCATCCCCGCGATATAAATGCCATTGCGATCTGTAGTTTTCGTAAGCTTGCTGGCCAGCCATATGATGATCGACATGAGTCCGAATCTGAGCAGAAGCTCCTCAATGATTCCCCCGTACAATACGCTTCCCAGAAAATAAAGCCAGGAAAATTCAAATCTCTCCGCCAGTCCCAAACTTTCGGCAAAAACCAGCTTTTCTGCAATGGCAATAAAACTGGCTGACAATAGTCCGATGCTCACCGCTGCAACAATGCTTTTCCTGCTCCAAACAAACGGT
This region includes:
- a CDS encoding ribbon-helix-helix protein, CopG family, with amino-acid sequence MSNDEFIITPREDKTVTMSIRIEKILQEQLDELARKSNRSRNEIINMALEYALKNVKFIDSTND
- a CDS encoding CPBP family intramembrane glutamic endopeptidase, coding for MTKIKKMVSAKKVMAVMVLGLISGALLGAQQAMTLTPELESQVAAQLGSKQVIILIAMLQTAALASLATIAGVWASPKVHLNKPFVWSRKSIVAAVSIGLLSASFIAIAEKLVFAESLGLAERFEFSWLYFLGSVLYGGIIEELLLRFGLMSIIIWLASKLTKTTDRNGIYIAGMVMAALIFAAGHLPATAQMLGLSTVTVIRTLLLNFLPGIGFGYLYWKHGLAYAMLGHIATHVINQLVLLPILFNVMN